A stretch of the Argentina anserina chromosome 6, drPotAnse1.1, whole genome shotgun sequence genome encodes the following:
- the LOC126796759 gene encoding putative receptor protein kinase ZmPK1 produces the protein MKISKCILLLLFAITFAKSRAKLEGLPSLKQGNSLKAEEESNFLVSPGGTFSSGFYKVGANASCYSIWFTNTVDKTVVWMANRDKPISESGSKLTLHGAGNLVLTDAQGSVVWETNTILKEIVELQLLETGNLVLTNQDGTIIWQSFNSPTDTLLPTQPLTKNKTLVSMRSQGTYLSGYYNLKFDDNNILFLIYNGPQLSSVYWPELVSNVFVNGRNPYNSTRMAILDEAGHFVSSDNMLFYASDYGVGPKRRLTMDYDGVLRLYSLNESTGLWELSWLPAGVDSCLVQGLCGEYGICTYKLLACIVAGNMIRVLRSESRKVNS, from the coding sequence ATGAAAATCTCCAAGTGTATTCTTCTTTTGCTATTTGCAATAACCTTTGCTAAGAGTCGAGCAAAATTAGAAGGGCTGCCAAGCTTAAAGCAAGGGAACTCCTTGAAAGCTGAGGAAGAGAGCAACTTCTTGGTTTCTCCAGGTGGAACATTTTCTAGTGGATTTTACAAAGTTGGCGCCAATGCCTCCTGTTATTCAATATGGTTCACCAATACTGTTGATAAAACTGTTGTCTGGATGGCTAACCGAGATAAGCCCATCAGTGAAAGCGGCTCGAAGCTAACCCTCCATGGAGCTGGCAACCTGGTTTTAACAGATGCACAAGGTTCAGTTGTGTGGGAAACTAATACAATCCTCAAGGAAATCGTGGAACTTCAGCTTCTTGAGACAGGAAATTTGGTGCTAACTAACCAAGATGGCACGATCATCTGGCAGAGCTTTAATTCTCCAACAGACACACTTCTACCAACACAGCCGCTCACCAAGAACAAAACGTTGGTGTCCATGAGAAGCCAAGGTACATACTTATCTGGATACTACAACTTGAAGTTCGATGATAACAACATTTTGTTTCTCATCTACAATGGCCCTCAACTTTCTAGTGTTTATTGGCCCGAGCTTGTTTCAAATGTTTTTGTAAATGGtagaaatccttacaacagcactAGAATGGCTATTTTAGATGAGGCTGGACACTTTGTATCCAGTGACAATATGCTGTTTTATGCATCTGACTATGGGGTTGGTCCAAAGCGGCGGTTAACAATGGACTATGATGGCGTCTTAAGGTTGTACAGTCTCAATGAATCGACAGGGTTGTGGGAACTGTCATGGTTGCCTGCTGGTGTTGATTCATGCCTGGTTCAGGGATTGTGTGGGGAATATGGTATCTGCACATACAAACTGTTGGCATGTATAGTGGCGGGAAACATGATCCGTGTTTTACGGAGTGAATCCCGGAAAGTGAATTCgtag
- the LOC126796761 gene encoding uncharacterized protein LOC126796761, which translates to MAIILRFVDCHGFIRERFFKVICVGDTCSQTLKNEISKVLAQYDLQVENMRGQGYDGASNMRALRAIREEEIADLVAECKLETGIGANQTTTLQRTGATRWGSHFRSISSLIKLFGATQKTLADLITDFLCESLQKKAMDILNALRVLSIAKQKLQAMRDNGWDDLILRITSFCCEHNIIVPDLSTPYKKELESRFPDQSLELLNLSSTFDPHDNFQAFKPEDVCSLALRFYPMDFSTVSTATTERAFSSMNILKTRLRNRMEDDFLDDLMVLYIEKEFVDSVHNDDVIEEFTKLGPRRVSFG; encoded by the exons atggcTATCATTCTTCGCTTTGTTGATTGTCATGGGTTTATTAGAGAACGATTTTTCAAGGTTATTTGTGTTGGAGACACTTGTTCTCAAACTTTGAAAAATGAGATATCCAAGGTGCTTGCTCAATATGATCTTCAAGTAGAAAATATGAGGGGTCAAGGATATGATGGTGCTAGTAACATGCGAG CGTTAAGAGCTATTAGAGAAGAGGAAATTGCAGATTTAGTGGCTGAATGTAAACTTGAAACTGGTATAGGGGCTAATCAGACTACTACTTTGCAACGGACAGGGGCTACTCGTTGGGGTTCACATTTTCGCTCTATTTCAAGTTTGATAAAATTGTTTGGAGCCACCCAGAAAACTCTTGCAGATTTG ATTACTGATTTTCTTTGTGAGTCATTGCAAAAAAAGGCCATGGACATCTTAAATGCTCTAAGAGTTCTTTCTATTGCAAAACAAAAGCTTCAAGCCATGAGAGATAATGGTTGGGATGATTTAATTTTGAGAATAACATCATTTTGTTGTGAGCATAATATCATTGTTCCAGATTTGTCTACTCCTTACAAGAAAG AGTTGGAGAGTAGATTCCCAGATCAGTCGTTGGAGCTCCTTAATCTTAGTTCTACATTTGATCCGCATGATAATTTTCAGGCATTCAAGCCTGAAGATGTTTGCTCTCTTGCTTTGAGATTTTACCCTATGGATTTTTCTACAG TATCTACAGCAACTACCGAGAGAGCATTTTCATCTATGAATATTTTAAAAACTAGACTTCGAAATAGGATGGAAGATGACTTTCTTGATGATTTGATGGTTCTCTATATTGAGAAAGAGTTTGTTGATAGTGTTCACAATGATGATGTAATTGAGGAGTTTACAAAGTTAGGACCTCGGAGGGTATCATTCGGTTAG
- the LOC126796676 gene encoding serine/threonine-protein kinase ATG1c-like isoform X1 — protein sequence MAQGSGRGGRVVGDYIVGRQIGSGSFSVVWHARHRVHGTEVAIKEIATARLNKKLQESLMSEIFILKKINHPNIIRLHDIIEVPGKINLVLEYCRGGDLSMYIQRHGKVTEALAKHFMQQLVSGLQMLRDNNLIHRDLKPQNLLLSTNDNNSVLKIADFGFARSLQPRGLAETLCGSPLYMAPEIMQLQKYDAKADLWSVGAILFQLVTGRTPFTGNNQIQLLQNIVKSTELQFPSDSNNLSSECKDLCQKLLRRNPVERLTFEEFFSHPYLAQKPRENTSRSRRGSRMGDGIPMSASSIRNVEESSQEDCMPFLLDDDSSGPEGSPSYSRRRPSMKSTYGFSLDTKADRREASPSTSFRYSSAIRKENSTQRFDNHKVSDRNLYDHPANQKSVNARSRALGDSMELIDQDYVLVSGPPVDVSSTSASASKPGHSLYKSESLPLTTSSTAPMPIMGAASKNMCCIGSLDSQGSAPGTSLGSTDMADALEQPSSHCITRLNSLQQCVSAITELVHEKIEGGKQLEAFSIQLVILAIWKQALHICHTQAASAMEGSPSQETTRIRRSTSKKHGSPDTEQCLEAVNSQGPEDLSAQIEREFLREVEHAEDLAKAIDPGHTEMPDAMETIFQSALVFGRHGGVDELMGDMDSAAVYYSKAVRLLVFLLVEAPSLILNPPFSLTSSDRYRLRTYIGILNDRQGYSRSQRMALLKCEEQQCPP from the exons ATGGCGCAGGGATCCGGGAGGGGAGGGCGGGTGGTGGGGGACTATATAGTGGGGCGGCAAATCGGGTCGGGTTCGTTCTCGGTGGTGTGGCACGCGCGGCACCGAGTCCATGGGACGGAGGTGGCGATCAAGGAGATTGCGACTGCGCGGCTGAACAAGAAGCTGCAGGAGAGCTTAATGTCGGAGATCTTCATCTTGAAGAAGATCAACCATCCCAATATTATTCGCCTCCATGATATAATTGAG GTTCCTGGGAAGATAAATCTTGTGCTGGAGTATTGCAGAGGGGGTGATCTTTCTATGTACATTCAACGTCATGGAAAAGTAACTGAAGCTCTTGCAAAGCACTTCATGCAGCAGCTAG TGTCAGGTCTGCAAATGCTTCGCGATAATAATCTTATACATCGAGATCTAAAGCCACAG AATCTCTTGCTGTCCACCAATGACAACAATTCCGTATTGAAGATTGCAGATTTTGGATTTGCAAG ATCTCTGCAACCTCGTGGCCTTGCTGAGACTTTGTGTGGTTCACCACTTTACATGGCTCCGGAAATTATGCAACTTCAAAAGTATGATGCAAAG GCAGATCTCTGGAGTGTTGGTGCAATTTTATTTCAGCTTGTGACCGGTAGAACCCCATTCACAGGAAATAATCAAATACAG TTGCTTCAGAACATTGTGAAATCAACAGAGTTGCAGTTTCCCTCTGATAGCAACAATTTGAGTTCAGAGTGCAAGGATTTATGTCAGAAATTGTTACGCCGCAATCCAG TGGAACGATTAACATTTGAAGAGTTCTTTAGTCACCCATATCTTGCTCAGAAGCCCCGGGAGAATACATCAAG GAGTAGGAGGGGTTCAAGAATGGGAGACGGGATTCCTATGTCTGCTAGCAGTATCAGGAATGTGGAAGAAAGTTCTCAGGAGGATTGTATGCCTTTCCTTTTGGATGATGATTCTAGTGGTCCTGAGGGGAGCCCTTCTTATTCAAGGAGGAGGCCCTCAATGAAGTCTACTTATGGATTTTCTCTCGATACCAAAGCTGATAGACGAGAAGCATCACCAAGCACCTCTTTCAGATATAGCAGTGCAATACGTAAAGAAAATTCTACTCAAAGGTTTGACAATCATAAAGTATCAGATAGAAATCTATATGACCACCCTGCGAACCAAAAATCAGTGAATGCTCGATCAAGAG CACTTGGGGATTCAATGGAGTTGATTGATCAAGATTATGTACTTGTCTCTGGACCCCCAGTTGATGTGTCCTCTACTTCAGCTAGTGCTTCAAAGCCAGGCCACTCATTATACAAATCTGAAAGTCTCCCTTTAACCACCTCGTCAACTGCCCCGATGCCAATTATGGGTGCGGCTAGTAAAAACATGTGTTGTATAGGAAGCTTGGACAGTCAGGGTTCTGCTCCAGGGACATCACTAGGATCAACTGATATGGCTGATGCTTTGGAGCAGCCATCATCACACTGCATAACAAGGCTTAATTCGTTGCAGCAGTGTGTGTCCGCTATTACAGAATTAGTTCATGAAAAG ATTGAGGGGGGCAAACAACTAGAAGCATTCTCAATTCAGCTTGTAATTCTTGCTATTTGGAAGCAAGCACTTCACATATGCCACACACAAGCAGCCTCAGCAATGGAAGGAAGTCCAAGCCAAGAGACTACAAGAATCAGGAGGAGCACGAGCAAGAAGCATGGTAGTCCTGACACTGAGCAATGCCTTGAAGCTGTCAACTCTCAAGGGCCGGAAGATCTTTCCGCACAGATTGAGAGGGAATTTCTGCGGGAGGTTGAGCATGCAGAAGATCTAGCAAAGGCCATTGATCCTG GACATACGGAGATGCCAGATGCAATGGAGACAATATTTCAATCTGCTCTAGTTTTCGGGAGACACGGGGGT GTTGATGAGCTTATGGGTGACATGGATAGTGCAGCAGTATATTATTCTAAAGCTGTGCGTCTCTTGGTATTCCTTCTTGTGGAAGCACCATCGCTCATACTCAATCCACCGTTTTCCCTGACCAGTTCCGACCGGTATAGACTGCGAACTTACATTGGTATACTCAACGATAGGCAAGGTTATTCAAGGTCTCAGCGAATGGCTCTGTTAAAATGCGAGGAACAACAATGCCCTCCTTAG
- the LOC126796676 gene encoding serine/threonine-protein kinase ATG1c-like isoform X2: MAPEIMQLQKYDAKADLWSVGAILFQLVTGRTPFTGNNQIQLLQNIVKSTELQFPSDSNNLSSECKDLCQKLLRRNPVERLTFEEFFSHPYLAQKPRENTSRSRRGSRMGDGIPMSASSIRNVEESSQEDCMPFLLDDDSSGPEGSPSYSRRRPSMKSTYGFSLDTKADRREASPSTSFRYSSAIRKENSTQRFDNHKVSDRNLYDHPANQKSVNARSRALGDSMELIDQDYVLVSGPPVDVSSTSASASKPGHSLYKSESLPLTTSSTAPMPIMGAASKNMCCIGSLDSQGSAPGTSLGSTDMADALEQPSSHCITRLNSLQQCVSAITELVHEKIEGGKQLEAFSIQLVILAIWKQALHICHTQAASAMEGSPSQETTRIRRSTSKKHGSPDTEQCLEAVNSQGPEDLSAQIEREFLREVEHAEDLAKAIDPGHTEMPDAMETIFQSALVFGRHGGVDELMGDMDSAAVYYSKAVRLLVFLLVEAPSLILNPPFSLTSSDRYRLRTYIGILNDRQGYSRSQRMALLKCEEQQCPP, from the exons ATGGCTCCGGAAATTATGCAACTTCAAAAGTATGATGCAAAG GCAGATCTCTGGAGTGTTGGTGCAATTTTATTTCAGCTTGTGACCGGTAGAACCCCATTCACAGGAAATAATCAAATACAG TTGCTTCAGAACATTGTGAAATCAACAGAGTTGCAGTTTCCCTCTGATAGCAACAATTTGAGTTCAGAGTGCAAGGATTTATGTCAGAAATTGTTACGCCGCAATCCAG TGGAACGATTAACATTTGAAGAGTTCTTTAGTCACCCATATCTTGCTCAGAAGCCCCGGGAGAATACATCAAG GAGTAGGAGGGGTTCAAGAATGGGAGACGGGATTCCTATGTCTGCTAGCAGTATCAGGAATGTGGAAGAAAGTTCTCAGGAGGATTGTATGCCTTTCCTTTTGGATGATGATTCTAGTGGTCCTGAGGGGAGCCCTTCTTATTCAAGGAGGAGGCCCTCAATGAAGTCTACTTATGGATTTTCTCTCGATACCAAAGCTGATAGACGAGAAGCATCACCAAGCACCTCTTTCAGATATAGCAGTGCAATACGTAAAGAAAATTCTACTCAAAGGTTTGACAATCATAAAGTATCAGATAGAAATCTATATGACCACCCTGCGAACCAAAAATCAGTGAATGCTCGATCAAGAG CACTTGGGGATTCAATGGAGTTGATTGATCAAGATTATGTACTTGTCTCTGGACCCCCAGTTGATGTGTCCTCTACTTCAGCTAGTGCTTCAAAGCCAGGCCACTCATTATACAAATCTGAAAGTCTCCCTTTAACCACCTCGTCAACTGCCCCGATGCCAATTATGGGTGCGGCTAGTAAAAACATGTGTTGTATAGGAAGCTTGGACAGTCAGGGTTCTGCTCCAGGGACATCACTAGGATCAACTGATATGGCTGATGCTTTGGAGCAGCCATCATCACACTGCATAACAAGGCTTAATTCGTTGCAGCAGTGTGTGTCCGCTATTACAGAATTAGTTCATGAAAAG ATTGAGGGGGGCAAACAACTAGAAGCATTCTCAATTCAGCTTGTAATTCTTGCTATTTGGAAGCAAGCACTTCACATATGCCACACACAAGCAGCCTCAGCAATGGAAGGAAGTCCAAGCCAAGAGACTACAAGAATCAGGAGGAGCACGAGCAAGAAGCATGGTAGTCCTGACACTGAGCAATGCCTTGAAGCTGTCAACTCTCAAGGGCCGGAAGATCTTTCCGCACAGATTGAGAGGGAATTTCTGCGGGAGGTTGAGCATGCAGAAGATCTAGCAAAGGCCATTGATCCTG GACATACGGAGATGCCAGATGCAATGGAGACAATATTTCAATCTGCTCTAGTTTTCGGGAGACACGGGGGT GTTGATGAGCTTATGGGTGACATGGATAGTGCAGCAGTATATTATTCTAAAGCTGTGCGTCTCTTGGTATTCCTTCTTGTGGAAGCACCATCGCTCATACTCAATCCACCGTTTTCCCTGACCAGTTCCGACCGGTATAGACTGCGAACTTACATTGGTATACTCAACGATAGGCAAGGTTATTCAAGGTCTCAGCGAATGGCTCTGTTAAAATGCGAGGAACAACAATGCCCTCCTTAG